One genomic segment of Mastomys coucha isolate ucsf_1 unplaced genomic scaffold, UCSF_Mcou_1 pScaffold22, whole genome shotgun sequence includes these proteins:
- the Trmt1 gene encoding tRNA (guanine(26)-N(2))-dimethyltransferase isoform X1: MREACPRLVGSCEPKGEAYLGELRLPRMSLARTILGLSRPLRPTRSFCRAQFMERKAQEPPSPPAMENGTGSCEERPPATPVATVTEGAAKIVFPSANEVFYNPVQEFNRDLTCAVITEFARIHLGAKGIQIKVPGEKDLEKKAVDSSDQEEETAGKNENLASGDQPRTAAVSEICEEGLRVLEGLAASGLRSIRFALEVPGLQSVVANDASARAVELMHRNVELNGVAHLVHPNQADARMLMYQHQKASERFDVIDLDPYGSPAPFLDAAVQAVSEGGLLCVTCTDMAVLAGNSGETCYSKYGAMALKSRACHEMALRIVLHSLDLHANCYQRYIVPLLSISADFYVRVFVRVFTGQAKVKSSASKQALVFQCVGCGAFYLQRLGKASADSGGRIKFSAACGPPVAPECEHCGQRYQLGGPMWAEPIHDLDFVGQVLEAVTTNPGRFHTSMRIQGVLSVVTEELPDVPLYYTLDQLSSTIHCNTPRLLQLRSALLHAGFRVSLSHACKNAVKTDAPPVALWDIMRCWEKECPVKRERLSESSPAFRILTVEPRLKANFNIREDANPSSRQRGLKRFQANPEANWGPRPRARPGGKAASEDLAERRRLLQNKRKEPAEDPAQRAARLKTFPCKRFKEGTCQLGDQCCYSHCPAAPVASGDIPVTDCPGTTTKISPGPKAADGGVPGPGVD, translated from the exons ATGCGAGAAGCGTGCCCGCGACTCGTTGGATCCTGTGAGCCGAAGGGAGAAGCTTatctgg GCGAGTTGAGGCTCCCGCGGATGTCCCTCGCGAGGACGATCCTGGGGTTAAGCCGCCCTCTCCGTCCGACCCGCAGCTTCTGTAGAGCTCAGTTCATGGAACGGAAGGCCCAGGAGCCTCCCTCTCCACCAGCGATGGAGAACGGCACAGGGTCCTGCGAAGAGCGCCCACCCGCGACCCCGGTGGCGACTGTCACTGAGGGCGCCGCCAAAATCGTCTTTCCCAGTGCCAACGAGGTTTTCTACAACCCGGTGCAGGAGTTCAACCGGGACCTGAC GTGTGCTGTGATCACAGAGTTTGCTCGAATTCATCTTGGGGCCAAGGGAATCCAGA TCAAGGTCCCAGGAGAGAAGGACTTGGAGAAAAAAGCTGTGGACTCGTCTGATCAAGAAGAGGAAACAGCTGGAAAGAATGAAAACCTGGCCTCAGGGGACCAGCCTCGGACAGCTGCAGTCAGTGAGATCTGTGAG GAAGGTCTACGAGTGCTGGAAGGCCTGGCAGCTTCTGGTCTGCGCTCCATCCGTTTTGCCCTAGAGGTTCCTGGCCTCCAGTCTGTGGTTGCCAATGATGCCTCTGCCCGGGCCGTAGAGCTTATGCACAGAAATGTGGAGCTCAATGGTGTGGCACATCTTGTTCATCCCAACCAGGCAGATGCCCG GATGCTGATGTACCAACACCAAAAGGCATCTGAGCGGTTTGATGTCATTGACCTGGACCCCTATGGCAGCCCCGCCCCCTTCCTGGATGCAGCAGTGCAGGCTGTGAGCGAAGGAG GACTTCTGTGTGTCACCTGCACGGACATGGCAGTATTGGCAGGGAACAGCGGAGAGACGTGCTACAGCAAGTATGGGGCCATGGCCCTCAAGAGCCGAGCCTGCCATGAAATG GCCCTGAGGATCGTGCTGCACAGCCTGGACCTGCACGCCAACTGCTACCAGCGCTATATTGTGCCTCTGCTCAGTATCAGTGCCGACTTCTATGTCCGGGTGTTTGTACGGGTTTTCACGGGCCAGGCCAAGGTTAAGTCTTCAGCCAG CAAGCAGGCCCTGGTGTTCCAGTGTGTGGGTTGTGGAGCCTTCTACCTGCAGCGCCTTGGCAAAGCATCGGCGGACTCTGGTGGCAG GATCAAGTTCTCTGCAGCCTGTGGTCCTCCAGTGGCCCCCGAGTGTGAGCACTGTGGACAGAGATACCAG CTTGGGGGCCCCATGTGGGCAGAGCCCATCCATGACCTGGACTTCGTGGGCCAAGTTCTTGAGGCAGTAACCACTAATCCTGGCCGCTTCCACACTTCCATGAGGATCCAAGGTGTCCTCAGTGTTGTTACTGAG GAACTTCCTGATGTCCCTCTCTACTACACACTGGACCAACTGAGCAGCACTATCCACTGCAACACACCCCGCCTCCTGCAGCTTCG GTCAGCTCTCCTTCATGCTGGTTTCCGAGTCTCTCTCTCCCATGCCTGTAAGAATGCAGTGAAGACAGATGCTCCCCCTGTAGCTCTCTGGGACATCATGCGTTGCTGG GAGAAGGAGTGTCCAGTGAAACGGGAGCGGCTATCTGAAAGCAGTCCAGCGTTCCGAATTCTTACTGTGGAGCCCAG GCTGAAGGCCAACTTCAACATCCGGGAAGACGCCAACCCCAGCTCCCGCCAGCGAGGACTTAAGCGCTTCCAGGCCAATCCAGAAGCCAACTGGGGTCCCCGGCCCCGTGCCCGGCCCGG GGGCAAGGCAGCAAGTGAAGATCTAGCAGAGAGGCGGAGGCTGCTACAGAATAAGCGGAAGGAGCCAGCTGAGGACCCAGCCCAGCGGGCAGCTCGCCTCAAGACATTTCCTTGCAAACGATTCAAAGAg GGTACCTGTCAACTAGGGGACCAGTGCTGTTATTCACACTGCCCTGCAGCTCCCGTGGCCTCTGGTGATATCCCCGTTACAGACTGTCCGGGGACTACCACCAAGATCTCCCCTGGACCAAAGGCTGCTGATGGGGGTGTTCCTGGGCCAGGTGTAGACTGA
- the Trmt1 gene encoding tRNA (guanine(26)-N(2))-dimethyltransferase isoform X2, which produces MREACPRLVGSCELRLPRMSLARTILGLSRPLRPTRSFCRAQFMERKAQEPPSPPAMENGTGSCEERPPATPVATVTEGAAKIVFPSANEVFYNPVQEFNRDLTCAVITEFARIHLGAKGIQIKVPGEKDLEKKAVDSSDQEEETAGKNENLASGDQPRTAAVSEICEEGLRVLEGLAASGLRSIRFALEVPGLQSVVANDASARAVELMHRNVELNGVAHLVHPNQADARMLMYQHQKASERFDVIDLDPYGSPAPFLDAAVQAVSEGGLLCVTCTDMAVLAGNSGETCYSKYGAMALKSRACHEMALRIVLHSLDLHANCYQRYIVPLLSISADFYVRVFVRVFTGQAKVKSSASKQALVFQCVGCGAFYLQRLGKASADSGGRIKFSAACGPPVAPECEHCGQRYQLGGPMWAEPIHDLDFVGQVLEAVTTNPGRFHTSMRIQGVLSVVTEELPDVPLYYTLDQLSSTIHCNTPRLLQLRSALLHAGFRVSLSHACKNAVKTDAPPVALWDIMRCWEKECPVKRERLSESSPAFRILTVEPRLKANFNIREDANPSSRQRGLKRFQANPEANWGPRPRARPGGKAASEDLAERRRLLQNKRKEPAEDPAQRAARLKTFPCKRFKEGTCQLGDQCCYSHCPAAPVASGDIPVTDCPGTTTKISPGPKAADGGVPGPGVD; this is translated from the exons ATGCGAGAAGCGTGCCCGCGACTCGTTGGATCCT GCGAGTTGAGGCTCCCGCGGATGTCCCTCGCGAGGACGATCCTGGGGTTAAGCCGCCCTCTCCGTCCGACCCGCAGCTTCTGTAGAGCTCAGTTCATGGAACGGAAGGCCCAGGAGCCTCCCTCTCCACCAGCGATGGAGAACGGCACAGGGTCCTGCGAAGAGCGCCCACCCGCGACCCCGGTGGCGACTGTCACTGAGGGCGCCGCCAAAATCGTCTTTCCCAGTGCCAACGAGGTTTTCTACAACCCGGTGCAGGAGTTCAACCGGGACCTGAC GTGTGCTGTGATCACAGAGTTTGCTCGAATTCATCTTGGGGCCAAGGGAATCCAGA TCAAGGTCCCAGGAGAGAAGGACTTGGAGAAAAAAGCTGTGGACTCGTCTGATCAAGAAGAGGAAACAGCTGGAAAGAATGAAAACCTGGCCTCAGGGGACCAGCCTCGGACAGCTGCAGTCAGTGAGATCTGTGAG GAAGGTCTACGAGTGCTGGAAGGCCTGGCAGCTTCTGGTCTGCGCTCCATCCGTTTTGCCCTAGAGGTTCCTGGCCTCCAGTCTGTGGTTGCCAATGATGCCTCTGCCCGGGCCGTAGAGCTTATGCACAGAAATGTGGAGCTCAATGGTGTGGCACATCTTGTTCATCCCAACCAGGCAGATGCCCG GATGCTGATGTACCAACACCAAAAGGCATCTGAGCGGTTTGATGTCATTGACCTGGACCCCTATGGCAGCCCCGCCCCCTTCCTGGATGCAGCAGTGCAGGCTGTGAGCGAAGGAG GACTTCTGTGTGTCACCTGCACGGACATGGCAGTATTGGCAGGGAACAGCGGAGAGACGTGCTACAGCAAGTATGGGGCCATGGCCCTCAAGAGCCGAGCCTGCCATGAAATG GCCCTGAGGATCGTGCTGCACAGCCTGGACCTGCACGCCAACTGCTACCAGCGCTATATTGTGCCTCTGCTCAGTATCAGTGCCGACTTCTATGTCCGGGTGTTTGTACGGGTTTTCACGGGCCAGGCCAAGGTTAAGTCTTCAGCCAG CAAGCAGGCCCTGGTGTTCCAGTGTGTGGGTTGTGGAGCCTTCTACCTGCAGCGCCTTGGCAAAGCATCGGCGGACTCTGGTGGCAG GATCAAGTTCTCTGCAGCCTGTGGTCCTCCAGTGGCCCCCGAGTGTGAGCACTGTGGACAGAGATACCAG CTTGGGGGCCCCATGTGGGCAGAGCCCATCCATGACCTGGACTTCGTGGGCCAAGTTCTTGAGGCAGTAACCACTAATCCTGGCCGCTTCCACACTTCCATGAGGATCCAAGGTGTCCTCAGTGTTGTTACTGAG GAACTTCCTGATGTCCCTCTCTACTACACACTGGACCAACTGAGCAGCACTATCCACTGCAACACACCCCGCCTCCTGCAGCTTCG GTCAGCTCTCCTTCATGCTGGTTTCCGAGTCTCTCTCTCCCATGCCTGTAAGAATGCAGTGAAGACAGATGCTCCCCCTGTAGCTCTCTGGGACATCATGCGTTGCTGG GAGAAGGAGTGTCCAGTGAAACGGGAGCGGCTATCTGAAAGCAGTCCAGCGTTCCGAATTCTTACTGTGGAGCCCAG GCTGAAGGCCAACTTCAACATCCGGGAAGACGCCAACCCCAGCTCCCGCCAGCGAGGACTTAAGCGCTTCCAGGCCAATCCAGAAGCCAACTGGGGTCCCCGGCCCCGTGCCCGGCCCGG GGGCAAGGCAGCAAGTGAAGATCTAGCAGAGAGGCGGAGGCTGCTACAGAATAAGCGGAAGGAGCCAGCTGAGGACCCAGCCCAGCGGGCAGCTCGCCTCAAGACATTTCCTTGCAAACGATTCAAAGAg GGTACCTGTCAACTAGGGGACCAGTGCTGTTATTCACACTGCCCTGCAGCTCCCGTGGCCTCTGGTGATATCCCCGTTACAGACTGTCCGGGGACTACCACCAAGATCTCCCCTGGACCAAAGGCTGCTGATGGGGGTGTTCCTGGGCCAGGTGTAGACTGA
- the Lyl1 gene encoding protein lyl-1 isoform X2 has protein sequence MCRPQARAEVGSAMTEKTEMVCASSSSAPATPTKLASPGPLSAEEVDHRNMCTPWLPPGMPVINLGHTRPTGAAMPTTELSAFRPSLLQLAALETAPPTLAVHYHPHPFLNSVYIGPAGPFSIFPNSRLKRRPSHSELDLADGHQPQKVARRVFTNSRERWRQQHVNGAFAELRKLLPTHPPDRKLSKNEVLRLAMKYIGFLVRLLRDQAAVLASGPSAPGSRKPPAHRGVEGSASCGAGHRVEAACSQPVLPGDCDGDPSGSVRPIKMEQTALSPEVR, from the exons ATGTGCCGACCCCAGGCCAGAGCAGAGGTGGGTTCCGCCATGACTGAGAAAACTGAGATGGTGTGTGCCTCCAGCTCATCAGCACCTGCTACTCCCACTAAGCTGGCCTCACCTGGGCCCCTTTCTGCAGAGGAGGTAGACCACCGAAACATGTGCACCCCCTGGCTGCCCCCTGGCATGCCAGTGATAAACCTGGGGCACACCAGGCCCACAGGGGCAGCCATGCCCACCACAGAGCTCAGTGCCTTTCGGCCCTCCTTGCTGCAGCTAGCTGCCTTGGAAACAGCTCCACCTACTCTGGCTGTGCattaccacccccaccccttcctcaaCAG TGTCTACATTGGGCCAGCGGGACCCTTTAGCATCTTCCCTAACAGCCGACTGAAGCGCAGACCAAGCCATAGTGAGCTGGACTTGGCTGacg GGCACCAACCCCAGAAGGTGGCTCGGCGAGTGTTCACCAACAGCCGCGAGCGCTGGCGGCAGCAGCATGTTAATGGCGCCTTCGCAGAGCTCAGGAAGCTGCTGCCCACCCACCCGCCCGACCGGAAGCTGAGCAAGAACGAGGTGCTGCGCCTCGCCATGAAGTACATCGGCTTCCTGGTGCGGCTGCTGCGAGACCAAGCGGCTGTGCTGGCCTCCGGCCCCAGCGCGCCCGGGTCCCGCAAGCCACCTGCGCACCGCGGCGTGGAGGGCAGCGCAAGCTGCGGGGCTGGACACAGAGTAGAGGCTGCATGCTCGCAGCCCGTGCTTCCTGGGGACTGTGATGGCGACCCCAGTGGGTCAGTGCGACCCATCAAGATGGAGCAGACAGCCCTGAGTCCTGAGGTGCGGTGA
- the Lyl1 gene encoding protein lyl-1 isoform X1: MCRPQARAEVGSAMTEKTEMVCASSSSAPATPTKLASPGPLSAEEVDHRNMCTPWLPPGMPVINLGHTRPTGAAMPTTELSAFRPSLLQLAALETAPPTLAVHYHPHPFLNRSVGTWDYGQSLGLGARVFAYKVFMTHNPYSVYIGPAGPFSIFPNSRLKRRPSHSELDLADGHQPQKVARRVFTNSRERWRQQHVNGAFAELRKLLPTHPPDRKLSKNEVLRLAMKYIGFLVRLLRDQAAVLASGPSAPGSRKPPAHRGVEGSASCGAGHRVEAACSQPVLPGDCDGDPSGSVRPIKMEQTALSPEVR, encoded by the exons ATGTGCCGACCCCAGGCCAGAGCAGAGGTGGGTTCCGCCATGACTGAGAAAACTGAGATGGTGTGTGCCTCCAGCTCATCAGCACCTGCTACTCCCACTAAGCTGGCCTCACCTGGGCCCCTTTCTGCAGAGGAGGTAGACCACCGAAACATGTGCACCCCCTGGCTGCCCCCTGGCATGCCAGTGATAAACCTGGGGCACACCAGGCCCACAGGGGCAGCCATGCCCACCACAGAGCTCAGTGCCTTTCGGCCCTCCTTGCTGCAGCTAGCTGCCTTGGAAACAGCTCCACCTACTCTGGCTGTGCattaccacccccaccccttcctcaaCAGGTCAGTGGGTACCTGGGACTATGGGCAGTCCTTAGGTTTGGGGGCCAGGGTCTTTGCCTACAAAGTGTTCATGACCCACAACCCTTACAGTGTCTACATTGGGCCAGCGGGACCCTTTAGCATCTTCCCTAACAGCCGACTGAAGCGCAGACCAAGCCATAGTGAGCTGGACTTGGCTGacg GGCACCAACCCCAGAAGGTGGCTCGGCGAGTGTTCACCAACAGCCGCGAGCGCTGGCGGCAGCAGCATGTTAATGGCGCCTTCGCAGAGCTCAGGAAGCTGCTGCCCACCCACCCGCCCGACCGGAAGCTGAGCAAGAACGAGGTGCTGCGCCTCGCCATGAAGTACATCGGCTTCCTGGTGCGGCTGCTGCGAGACCAAGCGGCTGTGCTGGCCTCCGGCCCCAGCGCGCCCGGGTCCCGCAAGCCACCTGCGCACCGCGGCGTGGAGGGCAGCGCAAGCTGCGGGGCTGGACACAGAGTAGAGGCTGCATGCTCGCAGCCCGTGCTTCCTGGGGACTGTGATGGCGACCCCAGTGGGTCAGTGCGACCCATCAAGATGGAGCAGACAGCCCTGAGTCCTGAGGTGCGGTGA
- the Trmt1 gene encoding tRNA (guanine(26)-N(2))-dimethyltransferase isoform X3 → MREACPRLVGSCEPKGEAYLGELRLPRMSLARTILGLSRPLRPTRSFCRAQFMERKAQEPPSPPAMENGTGSCEERPPATPVATVTEGAAKIVFPSANEVFYNPVQEFNRDLTCAVITEFARIHLGAKGIQIKVPGEKDLEKKAVDSSDQEEETAGKNENLASGDQPRTAAVSEICEEGLRVLEGLAASGLRSIRFALEVPGLQSVVANDASARAVELMHRNVELNGVAHLVHPNQADARMLMYQHQKASERFDVIDLDPYGSPAPFLDAAVQAVSEGGLLCVTCTDMAVLAGNSGETCYSKYGAMALKSRACHEMALRIVLHSLDLHANCYQRYIVPLLSISADFYVRVFVRVFTGQAKVKSSARIKFSAACGPPVAPECEHCGQRYQLGGPMWAEPIHDLDFVGQVLEAVTTNPGRFHTSMRIQGVLSVVTEELPDVPLYYTLDQLSSTIHCNTPRLLQLRSALLHAGFRVSLSHACKNAVKTDAPPVALWDIMRCWEKECPVKRERLSESSPAFRILTVEPRLKANFNIREDANPSSRQRGLKRFQANPEANWGPRPRARPGGKAASEDLAERRRLLQNKRKEPAEDPAQRAARLKTFPCKRFKEGTCQLGDQCCYSHCPAAPVASGDIPVTDCPGTTTKISPGPKAADGGVPGPGVD, encoded by the exons ATGCGAGAAGCGTGCCCGCGACTCGTTGGATCCTGTGAGCCGAAGGGAGAAGCTTatctgg GCGAGTTGAGGCTCCCGCGGATGTCCCTCGCGAGGACGATCCTGGGGTTAAGCCGCCCTCTCCGTCCGACCCGCAGCTTCTGTAGAGCTCAGTTCATGGAACGGAAGGCCCAGGAGCCTCCCTCTCCACCAGCGATGGAGAACGGCACAGGGTCCTGCGAAGAGCGCCCACCCGCGACCCCGGTGGCGACTGTCACTGAGGGCGCCGCCAAAATCGTCTTTCCCAGTGCCAACGAGGTTTTCTACAACCCGGTGCAGGAGTTCAACCGGGACCTGAC GTGTGCTGTGATCACAGAGTTTGCTCGAATTCATCTTGGGGCCAAGGGAATCCAGA TCAAGGTCCCAGGAGAGAAGGACTTGGAGAAAAAAGCTGTGGACTCGTCTGATCAAGAAGAGGAAACAGCTGGAAAGAATGAAAACCTGGCCTCAGGGGACCAGCCTCGGACAGCTGCAGTCAGTGAGATCTGTGAG GAAGGTCTACGAGTGCTGGAAGGCCTGGCAGCTTCTGGTCTGCGCTCCATCCGTTTTGCCCTAGAGGTTCCTGGCCTCCAGTCTGTGGTTGCCAATGATGCCTCTGCCCGGGCCGTAGAGCTTATGCACAGAAATGTGGAGCTCAATGGTGTGGCACATCTTGTTCATCCCAACCAGGCAGATGCCCG GATGCTGATGTACCAACACCAAAAGGCATCTGAGCGGTTTGATGTCATTGACCTGGACCCCTATGGCAGCCCCGCCCCCTTCCTGGATGCAGCAGTGCAGGCTGTGAGCGAAGGAG GACTTCTGTGTGTCACCTGCACGGACATGGCAGTATTGGCAGGGAACAGCGGAGAGACGTGCTACAGCAAGTATGGGGCCATGGCCCTCAAGAGCCGAGCCTGCCATGAAATG GCCCTGAGGATCGTGCTGCACAGCCTGGACCTGCACGCCAACTGCTACCAGCGCTATATTGTGCCTCTGCTCAGTATCAGTGCCGACTTCTATGTCCGGGTGTTTGTACGGGTTTTCACGGGCCAGGCCAAGGTTAAGTCTTCAGCCAG GATCAAGTTCTCTGCAGCCTGTGGTCCTCCAGTGGCCCCCGAGTGTGAGCACTGTGGACAGAGATACCAG CTTGGGGGCCCCATGTGGGCAGAGCCCATCCATGACCTGGACTTCGTGGGCCAAGTTCTTGAGGCAGTAACCACTAATCCTGGCCGCTTCCACACTTCCATGAGGATCCAAGGTGTCCTCAGTGTTGTTACTGAG GAACTTCCTGATGTCCCTCTCTACTACACACTGGACCAACTGAGCAGCACTATCCACTGCAACACACCCCGCCTCCTGCAGCTTCG GTCAGCTCTCCTTCATGCTGGTTTCCGAGTCTCTCTCTCCCATGCCTGTAAGAATGCAGTGAAGACAGATGCTCCCCCTGTAGCTCTCTGGGACATCATGCGTTGCTGG GAGAAGGAGTGTCCAGTGAAACGGGAGCGGCTATCTGAAAGCAGTCCAGCGTTCCGAATTCTTACTGTGGAGCCCAG GCTGAAGGCCAACTTCAACATCCGGGAAGACGCCAACCCCAGCTCCCGCCAGCGAGGACTTAAGCGCTTCCAGGCCAATCCAGAAGCCAACTGGGGTCCCCGGCCCCGTGCCCGGCCCGG GGGCAAGGCAGCAAGTGAAGATCTAGCAGAGAGGCGGAGGCTGCTACAGAATAAGCGGAAGGAGCCAGCTGAGGACCCAGCCCAGCGGGCAGCTCGCCTCAAGACATTTCCTTGCAAACGATTCAAAGAg GGTACCTGTCAACTAGGGGACCAGTGCTGTTATTCACACTGCCCTGCAGCTCCCGTGGCCTCTGGTGATATCCCCGTTACAGACTGTCCGGGGACTACCACCAAGATCTCCCCTGGACCAAAGGCTGCTGATGGGGGTGTTCCTGGGCCAGGTGTAGACTGA
- the Trmt1 gene encoding tRNA (guanine(26)-N(2))-dimethyltransferase isoform X4 — translation MERKAQEPPSPPAMENGTGSCEERPPATPVATVTEGAAKIVFPSANEVFYNPVQEFNRDLTCAVITEFARIHLGAKGIQIKVPGEKDLEKKAVDSSDQEEETAGKNENLASGDQPRTAAVSEICEEGLRVLEGLAASGLRSIRFALEVPGLQSVVANDASARAVELMHRNVELNGVAHLVHPNQADARMLMYQHQKASERFDVIDLDPYGSPAPFLDAAVQAVSEGGLLCVTCTDMAVLAGNSGETCYSKYGAMALKSRACHEMALRIVLHSLDLHANCYQRYIVPLLSISADFYVRVFVRVFTGQAKVKSSASKQALVFQCVGCGAFYLQRLGKASADSGGRIKFSAACGPPVAPECEHCGQRYQLGGPMWAEPIHDLDFVGQVLEAVTTNPGRFHTSMRIQGVLSVVTEELPDVPLYYTLDQLSSTIHCNTPRLLQLRSALLHAGFRVSLSHACKNAVKTDAPPVALWDIMRCWEKECPVKRERLSESSPAFRILTVEPRLKANFNIREDANPSSRQRGLKRFQANPEANWGPRPRARPGGKAASEDLAERRRLLQNKRKEPAEDPAQRAARLKTFPCKRFKEGTCQLGDQCCYSHCPAAPVASGDIPVTDCPGTTTKISPGPKAADGGVPGPGVD, via the exons ATGGAACGGAAGGCCCAGGAGCCTCCCTCTCCACCAGCGATGGAGAACGGCACAGGGTCCTGCGAAGAGCGCCCACCCGCGACCCCGGTGGCGACTGTCACTGAGGGCGCCGCCAAAATCGTCTTTCCCAGTGCCAACGAGGTTTTCTACAACCCGGTGCAGGAGTTCAACCGGGACCTGAC GTGTGCTGTGATCACAGAGTTTGCTCGAATTCATCTTGGGGCCAAGGGAATCCAGA TCAAGGTCCCAGGAGAGAAGGACTTGGAGAAAAAAGCTGTGGACTCGTCTGATCAAGAAGAGGAAACAGCTGGAAAGAATGAAAACCTGGCCTCAGGGGACCAGCCTCGGACAGCTGCAGTCAGTGAGATCTGTGAG GAAGGTCTACGAGTGCTGGAAGGCCTGGCAGCTTCTGGTCTGCGCTCCATCCGTTTTGCCCTAGAGGTTCCTGGCCTCCAGTCTGTGGTTGCCAATGATGCCTCTGCCCGGGCCGTAGAGCTTATGCACAGAAATGTGGAGCTCAATGGTGTGGCACATCTTGTTCATCCCAACCAGGCAGATGCCCG GATGCTGATGTACCAACACCAAAAGGCATCTGAGCGGTTTGATGTCATTGACCTGGACCCCTATGGCAGCCCCGCCCCCTTCCTGGATGCAGCAGTGCAGGCTGTGAGCGAAGGAG GACTTCTGTGTGTCACCTGCACGGACATGGCAGTATTGGCAGGGAACAGCGGAGAGACGTGCTACAGCAAGTATGGGGCCATGGCCCTCAAGAGCCGAGCCTGCCATGAAATG GCCCTGAGGATCGTGCTGCACAGCCTGGACCTGCACGCCAACTGCTACCAGCGCTATATTGTGCCTCTGCTCAGTATCAGTGCCGACTTCTATGTCCGGGTGTTTGTACGGGTTTTCACGGGCCAGGCCAAGGTTAAGTCTTCAGCCAG CAAGCAGGCCCTGGTGTTCCAGTGTGTGGGTTGTGGAGCCTTCTACCTGCAGCGCCTTGGCAAAGCATCGGCGGACTCTGGTGGCAG GATCAAGTTCTCTGCAGCCTGTGGTCCTCCAGTGGCCCCCGAGTGTGAGCACTGTGGACAGAGATACCAG CTTGGGGGCCCCATGTGGGCAGAGCCCATCCATGACCTGGACTTCGTGGGCCAAGTTCTTGAGGCAGTAACCACTAATCCTGGCCGCTTCCACACTTCCATGAGGATCCAAGGTGTCCTCAGTGTTGTTACTGAG GAACTTCCTGATGTCCCTCTCTACTACACACTGGACCAACTGAGCAGCACTATCCACTGCAACACACCCCGCCTCCTGCAGCTTCG GTCAGCTCTCCTTCATGCTGGTTTCCGAGTCTCTCTCTCCCATGCCTGTAAGAATGCAGTGAAGACAGATGCTCCCCCTGTAGCTCTCTGGGACATCATGCGTTGCTGG GAGAAGGAGTGTCCAGTGAAACGGGAGCGGCTATCTGAAAGCAGTCCAGCGTTCCGAATTCTTACTGTGGAGCCCAG GCTGAAGGCCAACTTCAACATCCGGGAAGACGCCAACCCCAGCTCCCGCCAGCGAGGACTTAAGCGCTTCCAGGCCAATCCAGAAGCCAACTGGGGTCCCCGGCCCCGTGCCCGGCCCGG GGGCAAGGCAGCAAGTGAAGATCTAGCAGAGAGGCGGAGGCTGCTACAGAATAAGCGGAAGGAGCCAGCTGAGGACCCAGCCCAGCGGGCAGCTCGCCTCAAGACATTTCCTTGCAAACGATTCAAAGAg GGTACCTGTCAACTAGGGGACCAGTGCTGTTATTCACACTGCCCTGCAGCTCCCGTGGCCTCTGGTGATATCCCCGTTACAGACTGTCCGGGGACTACCACCAAGATCTCCCCTGGACCAAAGGCTGCTGATGGGGGTGTTCCTGGGCCAGGTGTAGACTGA